CAAAAAAGGCGCCTATATCCAGCGGTACAAAGGTCTGGGAGAGATGAACCCCGAGCAGCTTTGGGAGACGACGATGAACCCGGAAAACCGTCGGCTTCTGAAAGTGGCCATCGAAGATGGCGAAGCCGCCAGCGACGTCTTTACACTCTTTATGGGCGATGAGGTGGAACCCCGCCGCCAGTATATCGAAGAGCATGCGAAGGATGTCAAGCATCTGGATGTCTGAGTGATGCTCTTCTCGGAAAAGCAGGAGCGCGCCAGACGGTTCCGACTGGCGCTGCGAATGGGAATTCCCATCCTGCTGCTGATCAGTGTCCTCGTTTTCTACTTTTTCCGGCAGAGCCGTCTGCAGATAGAGAGGCTGGATATCGCCGTTTTCGTCGCGGTCCTCTTCATCTCCGTCTATTTTCTCTTTTTTCTCATCAATCTCGGCCAGTCCGAGACACTCGTCGACAGAATGACAGGCGCTTTTAACCGTGACTCGCTCATGGACGCGCTGAAAAAGGCGATGAAACATGAAAAAGAGTACAGTATCCTTCTTCTTAGGCTCGACAATCTTCCCTTCATCAGCGACCACTACGGCATCGAGAGAGGAGACAGGCTTCTTAAAGTTTTCGTCTCCGTTCTCAATGAATTTTTCCGACGGCACGATCTCAAGGAGCCCCTGATCGGCCGCTATCACGGAGGGGATTTCATTATCGGGCTGCCTCTTGAAGCGCAGGAGAGTCTGAATCTGATCGAAGACTTCGTTTCGACCTACAGGGAGATCAGCAATCTCGCGGTCGAATTCAAATACGCGGCGGTGCAGAAAGAGAGCGCCTCGGATCTGAATGCGCTGATCACCTATCTTTATGATACGATCTCCCAGCAGAAAGGCTCGTCTGAAAAAAAAGAGCCCCAGGAAAAAAGACTCGATATCGATCTTCTCGAACGGGAGATCGTCGAAGCGGTTCACGACGGAGCTCTCCTTCTGCACTACATTCCCACACTCAATTCCCGCAAAAACGAGATCGATCTTTTCGAAGTGGGGGTGCGACTGAAAACCAAAAACAACGGCATACTTCCGCCGAAAAAGTTTATTCC
This genomic interval from Hydrogenimonas urashimensis contains the following:
- a CDS encoding EAL domain-containing protein, with amino-acid sequence MLFSEKQERARRFRLALRMGIPILLLISVLVFYFFRQSRLQIERLDIAVFVAVLFISVYFLFFLINLGQSETLVDRMTGAFNRDSLMDALKKAMKHEKEYSILLLRLDNLPFISDHYGIERGDRLLKVFVSVLNEFFRRHDLKEPLIGRYHGGDFIIGLPLEAQESLNLIEDFVSTYREISNLAVEFKYAAVQKESASDLNALITYLYDTISQQKGSSEKKEPQEKRLDIDLLEREIVEAVHDGALLLHYIPTLNSRKNEIDLFEVGVRLKTKNNGILPPKKFIPVVNRMGLEKAFDAALFESICKDAVRVRSDIQFSFNISPFSLRNESFVETIKTVASREGVEYERIIIELFENRAFKDITRYRMILEELRELGIKFALDNFGAPNASFEYIKKLPVDMVQFDRDFTISYNNPKISSLLKGYIQACRSMGIKTLIKWVDTEEALERFRQLGIDYIQGFIVSNRPLGSEQLIKKYGAKR